A genomic stretch from Helianthus annuus cultivar XRQ/B chromosome 1, HanXRQr2.0-SUNRISE, whole genome shotgun sequence includes:
- the LOC110871255 gene encoding trihelix transcription factor GT-3b — MDPRFLHDHISEGGDTSGGGGSGVDRFPQWSIQETRDLLMIRAELDSTFMESKDKKLLWEFISTKMKERGYNRSVEQCKSKWKTLVTCYKGCETMEQEGYMMQQFPFYSELQTFFANRMQRLLWMEPSGLRKRAMEVSSDDEESRNAEKASGNNKKRKKVESGKLHEILEKYKIQQMQTEMQLMKMYEAKEEERRMKEMAWRKTMEEMEKERLMLDEQWREREDQRRVREEARAEKRDALITELLNKLTPN; from the exons ATGGATCCCAGATTCCTTCATGATCATATCAGTGAAGGTGGTGATACCAGCGGTGGCGGCGGCAGTGGCGTTGATAGGTTTCCGCAATGGAGTATACAAGAAACCAGAGATTTACTGATGATAAGGGCAGAACTTGATTCAACATTCATGGAATCGAAAGACAAAAAGCTTCTCTGGGAATTTATCTCAACAAAGATGAAGGAAAGGGGTTATAATCGTAGTGTCGAACAGTGCAAAAGCAAGTGGAAGACTCTTGTTACTTGTTACAAG GGGTGCGAGACGATGGAGCAAGAAGGTTATATGATGCAACAGTTCCCATTCTACAGTGAGTTGCAAACGTTTTTCGCAAATCGGATGCAAAGACTATTGTGGATGGAACCGAGTGGACTGCGGAAAAGAGCAATGGAGGTATCTTCAGACGATGAGGAGAGCCGCAATGCGGAGAAAGCAAGTGGCAATAACAAGAAGAGAAAGAAGGTTGAGAGTGGTAAGTTACATGAGATATTAGAGAAGTATAAAATACAACAAATGCAAACTGAAATGCAATTGATGAAGATGTATGAGGCGAAGGAAGaggagaggaggatgaaggagaTGGCGTGGAGGAAAACAATGGAAGAAATGGAGAAGGAGAGATTAATGCTTGATGAGCAATGGAGAGAAAGAGAAGACCAAAGAAGGGTTAGAGAGGAAGCTAGAGCCGAGAAACGGGACGCTCTTATTACTGAGCTTTTAAACAAGCTTACACCTAATTAG